DNA sequence from the Paenibacillus physcomitrellae genome:
TTATTTGTGCTATAGGCACCAAAAAGTCATCTATATAAGTATTTATATATAAATGCAGAAGCTACACTTTCTGCTGCCAGGAGGAATCGAATCGTTATGCCAGAAGTAGAGAAAACGCCAAGAACCAAGAAATACAACATTTCCGTTGAAGCTACGCTTGAGGTCATCGGAGGCAAGTGGAAATGCGTCATCCTTTGTCACCTGACACACGGACGCAAGCGGACCAGCGAGCTGAAGCGCCTGATGCCGGCCATCGCCCAGAAAATGTTGACCCAGCAGCTCAGAGAGCTTGAAGAAGACGGCATTATTAACCGGATCAGCTACAATGAAGTGCCGCCAAGAGTTGAATACGAGCTGAGCGAATACGGCTGGAGCCTGAAGCCGATTCTGGATTCGCTCTGCAATTGGGGCGAGCAGCATATTATCCGGGAGTACGGCGACAAATTCGCGGTGCTGGAGGATAATATTTTGAATCACTAGAGATCCATGACCATCAAGCCGGTTAGAGAATGGTTTCATTCTTTGGCCGGTTTTTTTTGTGGTCTGGTATTCTCTTGATTCGACCCGTTCATATTTCTATTGCCCGGATATGCGCATTAAGATACCATAAATAAAAACAACATAACGTCATAATGTTTAATTGAATCATAATTATTGAGGTGTTTATTTAGATTAATTAGTAAGCGCATCCACAAAGGCTAACCGCCTTGTCCTTAAGGTGTTGGCCCGATTTCTCTTCAAACGCAATTAACAAAATCCTTTTATTTCCCCTGCTGGTCTGACATTGGGTGTTAAGACGGGTGAGCTGCCTGTGTTGTAAAATGTGAAAAACAAAAAACGGGGTGGTCCGATGTGGTTCAGAAATTCATTAAAAAGCAAGCTGTCTGTTCTGCTGATTGCGGCTATCGTGTTTCCGCTTCTTGCCACCGGCATTGTCTCGTACCGCATCGCTACGAATTTGACGGAGAAAATCGAAAAGCAGTCCGGGATGAACACACTCCAGCAAATTTCGGACAAGCTGGATTTCATCATCAATGATGCGGAGAACATGTCGGTCTTTATCATCGGCCAGAAAAACATCCAATCCTACCTCGGCAGCGACCGGTCAGACATCTCGTTATATTCGCAAAACGTTGCTTTCCTGATGAACCTCGCTTCCTCCAAAACCTATATTTCGAACATTACGATCACCTCCAACCGGGGGTTCCCGGCGTTGTCCAACACGACGATTATCCGTTCCGGCCTGCCGGAGGTTATGCGGGCTAACGAAGGGAAATATAACCCGGCTGTAAAATGGTGGACCCCGCTGTATGAGAACCAGACGACGGACAATGGAATCAAGCAGGTATTTACGCTGGTTCGGCCGATTCGCAGCACCGACAAATTTCAGAACTACGGGGAGCTTGCGATCAGCATTGACGCCCGGGAGGTGCAGCACATGCTCGAGAACGCTGCCTGGAATGAAAGCGGGCATCTGTGGCTGACCAACGAAGAGAATCGGGTGATGGTCTCCCAGAAAGGCGAAGGATTGAATCAGCTCTTGGGGACCAAGATTTCGAATCTGGGTACTCTTGCGGACTCCGAAGGGGTCGAGAACGTCAAGCTGGACGAGGAGAGCAGCACCTTGCTTTATTACACAATCCCCAGTTTGGGCTGGAAGCTGGTCGGCGTCATTCCCACCCACATCTATACAGCGCAAAACCAATACGTGCTGACGATTACGGCTTGGGCTATTGGCATTTCCGGGCTGTTTGCCGGCCTGCTGGTGCTTTATTTCATTACCTGGGTGACCCGGCCGCTCATCAAGGTGGCGCGAAAGCTGAACAAGATCGATCCGGACGAGCCGATCCGCCCGTTCGAGGTCAAAACCATGGACGAAATCGGCATGCTCCTGCGCAGCTACAACCGGCTGAGCGACCGTATCCAGCGGCTCAAGAGTCAGCTGCAGCTGAATGCAGCCAAGAAAAAGGAGGCGGACATCGAGGCCCTACAGGCTCAAATTAATCCGCATTTTCTGTACAACACGCTCTCATCCATCCATTGGATCGCTTTGATGAATAAACAAAAGCCGATTGCGGAAATGGTCGGGGCGCTCACTGATTTCCTCAGGTTCAGCCTGAATGATGGAAGGGAATTCTGCACGGTCGGCCAGGAGGTTGCCCACGCCCAAAATTACGTACGCATTATGTCCAAACGGTTTCAGGATAAATTTGAGGCAAGCTTCTTCATCGACCCGGCGATGCAGGACCAAACGATGCTGAAGCTTCTCCTGCAGCCTTTGATTGAGAACAGCATCATGCACGGGATTCAGAAGAAGAAGGAGAAAGGCAGCATCCTGGTGCAGGGAGAGCTTCGCCCGGGAGGGATGACTTTTGTCGTTCAGGATACGGGCATCGGCATGGAAGAAGCGAAGCTTGAAGAGATCAAACGGGAGCTGCAGATCGAGAAAGAAAGTGTGGAGGACCCTGATGAAGCGGCAAAGGATTCAGGTGAAGCCGAAAAATCCGGATACGGTTTAGGCAGCGTCCACCGCCGATTGATGCTGCACTACGGAAGCGAAACCGGACTTCAGATCGAAAGCGAGCCAGGCAACGGCACGCGAATATCCTTTACTATACCTTTACTGGAGGGATCCGTATGAACATTATGATCATAGATGACGAGGTTATCATTCGGACGGGGCTTTGTACCGTCATCGACTGGGCCGAACTGGGCATGAACCTGCTTCCGCCCGCGGAATCGGCAGAGGAGGCGCTCGGGCGGCTCCTTTCGGAGCGTCCGGACATCGTACTTACCGATATCCGGATGGCCGGTATGGACGGCATTCAGCTGGCCAAGGAAATCAGGGAGAAGCTGCCGGATGCCGAAGTTATCATTCTCACCGGCTACGACGATTTCAGATTTGCCCAGCGGGCCCTCCGGCAGGGTGTAACTGACTATTTGCTGAAGACAAGCGATCCTGAGGAAATTATTAAATCCGTGATGAAAGCCAAACAGAATCTTCAGATGAAATGGGAACTGAAGAAGCAGGGCGATGTTCAGGCGGCTGCGCTGCGAAAGCAGCATTTTGAGTCATGGCTGACCGGAGGCGGGAACGGGAGCGGAAATGGAGATACGGGTGGTCTGGCTTATAAGTCGGTCAGCGAATGGCTGCAGCAGGCCGGGATCCATCTGGCAGCGTCCGCCGGCCGCCCCCACGGTATGCGCGTCCTGCTGATCAGCGCCTCAGGATGGGGGCATGACCGCTTCTCAGGGGTCATGCTTGGAGCGGCCGAAAGCAAGCTGTCCGAGCTGCTCCCCGGCATATCGCTGCTAAGGAATAACAGGATCATTGCTGTAGTTGGCGTGACACCGGGATGGCCGGGGACCCGGCAGCTTGAGAAGGCAGTCAGCCGGATCAAGGATACACTAAGGTGCGATATTTTTGCCGCTGCCGGAAATGAGGTCCGCTTGGTAGAGGAACTGCGCCGTTCCTATGAGGAAGCACAGAAGGTATACGGCTATCGGATTGTGTTCGGCGATAAGGGGCTGTTTGAGCTGAAGGATGTGGAAGACCGCCAGGGCGGAAGAGCCGTCTGCTCGGAGAAGGAGGAAAGCGAGTTGTCTTCGCTCCTGATGAACAACAATGCCAGCCAGCTCCATGACTGGACTGCAGCGCTCGTTAGGGAACGGCTGGAGGATTCTGAAACGACCCCGACTTCTCTGCAGGCGTTCCTTCAATCCATTGTGATCGGGGCCCATCGCTGGCTGGACAGGGCAAAGGAGACGGCCTCGGCTTCACAGTTGTCAACGGGGCTGACGGGCGCAGCAGCGACGCCGGCTATTTCATTTGAGCCGGGGGTCGTGCTTGAAGATGAACTGTTTAAGCTGCTGCTGTCAGTGATGAATGAGTTCCACCAGCTGGCCGCTGATGGCAGGCATTCTTACATCTACCGGGCCATTGCCTATATTCGCAATCATCTCGGCGAACATTTGACCCTGCAGCAGGTGGCGGGTTTCGTACACTTGAATGCCAATCATTTCAGCGAGGTCTTCAAACGGGAAACAGGACAGGGATTCAGCGAGTTTGTGATTCGGGAGCGAATGCAGCTTGCAGCGAACATTCTGCTGACTACGCAGAAGAAAGTCAGCGAGGTAGCGGGGGAAGCGGGTTACGAAGACATCAAATATTTCAGCCAGCAGTTCAAGAAAATGATGGGATGTACCCCAACGGAATATCGGCAGCTTTCCACGGAGTGACGGTGCCTAGATCTCATATCAACCTGCCAGACTTAACCCTTCAAACTCCAATAGATCTAACATAAACCTAACGCCAAATAAACAGGTTTGTAAGCAAATAGCTCCGGAGGGGGTCTGATTTACGAACAATTATCTGACATGAACCCCATAAACCGAATTTTATCTACCCTCCGACTGAAGATCATCTCCTTACTGCTCACCTCCCGAAATCTTATACTTGTAACCATAAATGGAACCAAAGGAGGGGTCTTAAATGGCAAAGCAAAAACCAATCGCAATTCTCGCTCTGTTACTTTCGTTCACTTTGCTGCTCGCGGCTTGCGGCCAGGGGGGAGATAACACGGCGGCCACCAGCGCGGCCGGATCGGAGGGCTCCAAGGCAACAGGGGAGAAAATCAAGCTGTCCATCTGGCATAACTTCTCCGGGGATGATTTGAGAGCCAAGGTCGTACGGGCACAGATCGACAAGTTTAAAACCGAACACCCCGAGGTTGAACTGGATGAGCAGGCGATTCCGCCGGACGGATACCGTCAGCGTTTGAAGACGGTGGCTGCCGCCAACGAAATGCCGGATGTCTTCTTCGTGCAATCGGGCACATCGATCAAAGAATTTTACGATGGCGGTTTGATTCAGCCGATCACCCCTGTGCTGGATGAGCATCCGGATTGGAAAGACAACTTTATTGCCGGCTCGCTCGACACGCTTTCCTTTGAGGGCCAGGTGTACGCCACGCCGCTGAGCGGCTCAGCCACTTCCTTCCTGTTCTACAACAAGTCCTTGTTTGAGAAATACGGCGTTAAGGTTCCTACCACTTGGGACGAGATGATGACGGCGGTCAAAACGTTCAACGACAACAAAATCACGCCGATTTCGCTGGGGAATAAAGCCTCCTGGCTGGCGCAGTCCAGCATCCTCTCCTCGCTTGCGGACCGGGTGACCGGTACGGACTGGTTCTTGAAAGCCGTGAATCAGGACGGGGCGAAGTTCACCGATCCCGAATTCGTGCAGGCACTGCAATATTTCAAAGACCTGGCGGATGCCAATGCGTTCCAAACCGGCTTTAACAGCCTGGATAACACCCAGATGGAGCAGTATTTTGCCGAGGGCAAAGCCGCAATGATGATCGACGGTTCATGGGCGCTGACGAATATGGCTGCGGCAGCAACCGAGGAGCAGCTCAGTCAGATCGACATCACCGTGCTTCCGTCCGTTCCCGGCGGCAAAGGGGATCCGAATTCGATGTCCGGCGGCTCCGGCGGCGGTCTGGCGCTCAGCAAATCCGTCTCAGGTGACAAGCTGAAAGCCGCTTTGGACCTGATCTATACGGTCAGCGGTCCGGAAGCGATGCAGGCCATCGCGGACAGCAACTCGATCGTCACCTACAAGGTTGAGCCGGATCAGTCCAAAGTTATGCCGCTGTTCTACAAGGCGTTTACGCTGTACAAATCACTCAGCCTTACTCCGGTATACGATGCTTATTTAACCTCTTCCGCGACCGACGCGGTGAACAACGGCCTGCAGGAAGTGTCCCTGGGCGGCGATCCGAAAGCGATCGCCCAGAAGATTCAGGACGCTCAGGCCAGAGATCTTGGCAAATAACCGGCCGTTCCTAAACTCATAGAACCAATTTCCGGACGATATCCGTTCCCGCCTTTCCAAGAGCGGGTATCGTCCATCCATGCATCTTTGAAAGGAGGCCGGTTATGGCGTTCGTGAACCGACTTAGAGGGTTTGTGGTGATCGGGCTGCTGCCCGCTCTCGTTTTGTACCTGGTTTTTGTGCTTGTGCCGATCGTCTGGTCGGTTTATTACGGATTTTATGACTGGAAAGGCATTGGCGCAGCCAGCTTTACCGGTTTGGACAACTATGCGGAGGCCCTCCGCGACCCGATTTTCTGGCGGGCGTTGAAGAACAACCTGATCATCGTGGCCGCCTCGATTCTGGGGCAGCTGCCGATCGCGCTCGTTCTATCCTTGATTCTCCGAAAAAGCACGCTGTTCCACCGCTTTGTCCGCTCGGCCGTTTTTATGCCTATGGTTGTCTCCACCGTTGTCATCGGCATGATCTGGGGATATATCTATCACCCTCAAATCGGTATCTTAAATGTCATTTTGCAAAATATCGGGCTAGGCTCCTGGATCCGTGACTGGCTGGGGGATGCCCGCATCAATATGTATTCGGTCAGCGCTCCGGTCATTTGGGCCAACATCGGCCCTTATCTGATTATCTTTATCTCGGCGATTCAGAACATCCCGTCCGAAATGGAGGATGCCGCCAAACTTGACGGCGCCGTCCGGGCCAAATGGCTGTATCTCATCGTCATTCCGATGATCTGGGATACGATCAAGGTCGCCATCGTACTCTGCATTTCCGGCAGTTTGAAAGCCTTTGACCTGATTTATATTATGACGGGCGGCGGTCCGGCCCAGTCGACCGAGCTGCTCGCCACTTACATGTACAATAATACGTTTGAAGTTTTCCGTTACGGCTACGGCTCCGCCGTTTCCTCGCTGATCATCGTCATCAGCCTCATTCTCGTGCTCGGCAGCCAGCTGCTGATGAGAAAGAGAGGGATATAATGAATCTGATTTCACCGGAATCCCTGACAGAGAAAACATTCCGCAGACCCTTGTCCACCCGGCGCAGGAAATCCGGCTGGCTGTGGGGATTGGATACGGCGCTGCTGGTTTATGCCCTGGCGACGATTTACCCTCTGCTGTGGCTGTTTATCAGCTCCTTCAAGTCTGTGCGCGACTTCTCGGCCAATCCGTTTGCCCTGCCTTCGGTCTGGCAGTTTGAAAATTATACGCGGGCCTGGGAAATTGCCGGTATCGGAAGGGCATTTGCCAACTCAGTTATCGTCACGCTCGGTTCGCTTGCGCTGACGCTGATTCTCGGGACGCTTACCGGCTACATTTTGTCACGGCTGGACTTCCGGTTTAAGGGTGTAATTATGGGTTTGTTTGTACTGGGCATGCTGATTCCGATCCACAGCACGCTGGTACCGCTGTTTATCATGATGAAGAACCTGCATATTCTGGACACCTATGCTTCGCTGATTCTGCCTTATGCGGCGTTCGAGCTGCCTGTGGCGATCTTTATCGTGGCGGCCTATTTAACCTCCGTGCCCAAAGAGCTGGAAGAAGCGGCGATGATCGACGGCAACGGATATTGGGGGATTTTCTGCCGGATCATTATGCCGCTGGCGGTTCCGGCCATGGCGACGATCTCGATTTTGGGTTTTCTGCGCTTCTGGAACGATTTCGCTTTTGCGCTCGTGTTTATCAATGACCAGTCCTTAAAAACGCTGCCGCTCAGCTTGTCCATCTTCTCCGACGGCTATGGCACGGATTACAGCCTGACGATGGCCGCGATGTCGATTGCGGTAATTCCAACGGTGATTGTGTACCTGATCTTCCAGGAGCAGATCATGAAAGGTATGGTTGCGGGAGCGGTTAAAGGTTAAGGGCTAAGCTAATTTATTTTGGTAAAAAAAGAGACCGGAAACGGTGCGCCGATTGGCGGCCATTTCCGGTTTGTTTTTCGTTAACGGCTCGTGAACGGCTAAATGAGGAGCTTATCTCCCGCTCCCGCCCGAATCCCCGCCGCTCAGCTTCTCCTGAGCCTGGCGAATCATTTCGCGGACCATCGAGCCGCCGATGGCGCCGCCGATTTTCCCGGCCTGCTCGGCCGTCAGATCGCCGTTATCGCCATGCTTGAGCGGTACACCGAGCGACTGGGCCACTTCATATTTGACGTCATCCGGCTGCTCGGGGTTCACTTTGTAGCCTTCCTGGCGCATGGCCTCCGTCTTAAAATGCTGAAGTGCCCGGTCTGCACCCGGTCCTCTGCCTGATCTTCTTCTAGCCATATCGAATCAGCCTCCTTTAACTTGAGGGAATCCGGTCTTAGAATGCCCTGATTTCAGGGGTTTATGTTCAGGTGGGGGAACAGCCCGTTTTTGCCTGTTTTTACATTGAAGCGGCCTCGGACATCTGCCATAATAATGAAATTAAGGTTTATGGATCAATGATGGACGAACACAGAGGGGGCTTTTGTTTCATGAAAGGGATTATTACTGTGCTCGGCAAGGATAAGGTAGGCATTATCGCTAAAGTCTGCACGTACCTGGCCGAACAGAATGTCAACATTCTGGATATCTCGCAGACGATTATTCAGGGTTATTTCAATATGATGATGATCGTCGATATTACGGCTCCGGCCAAAAGCTTTGAGGCGCTGATTGAAGATCTGCAGAAGCTTGGGGCGGAGCTGGGCGTGGAGATCAAACTCCAGCATGAGGATATTTTCAATACGATGCACCGGATTTAAGCGGCCTGACAAGCTAATAATGGCAGATCGGGTTTGGACACAGTAACAGCAATTTGCAGGCACGGGAGGAAGGAATACGATGATTACGCTTGGAGAAGTGCAGGAAACGAATAAAATGATCCGGGAAATGAACCTCGACGTGCGCACGATTACGATGGGCATCAGTCTGATGGACTGTGCGCATTCGGATTTGGCGGTATTTAACCTGAATATTTACGATAAAATTACCCGTCTGGCCGAGAAGCTGGTCAAAACGGGCGAAGATCTGGAGCGCCAGTTCGGCATTCCGATCATTAACAAACGCGTATCGGTTACCCCGATTTCGATTGCGGCCGGCGGCCTCAAAACCGACTCTTACGTGCCTGTTGCCGAAACGCTGGAGAAAGCAGCCAAAGAGATCGGCGTCAATTTTATCGGCGGGTTCTCCGCTTTGGTGCATAAAGGATTTACGGAAGGCGACCGCAAGCTGATCGAAAGCATTCCGGAAGCCTTGTCCGTCACGGAGCGCATCTGCGCATCGGTCAACATCGGATCTTCGCGCAGCGGCATCAACATGGATGCGGTGAAGCTGATGGGCGGCATCGTCAAGAAGACGGCTGAGCTGACCGCGGACCGCGATTCGGCGGGCTGCTCCAAGCTGGTTGTCTTCTGCAATGCGGTAGAGGACAACCCGTTTATGGCGGGCGCTTTCCACGGAGTTGGCGAGCCGGAGTGCGTGATCAACGTTGGCGTCAGCGGACCGGGCGTGGTCAAGCGGGCTTTGGAGGAAGTGAAGACCAGCGACTTCGAAACGCTCTGCGAGACGATTAAACGGACAGCGTTTAAAGTGACGCGGGTCGGCCAGCTGGTCGCCCAGGAAACGTCGAAACGCCTCGGCGTGCCGTTTGGCATCGTCGATCTGTCGCTGGCTCCGACGCCGGAAATCGGCGACTCGATTGCGGAGATTTTCCAGGTGATGGGCTTGGAGGAAGCTGGTGCTCCGGGAACGACGGCGGCTTTGGCGATCCTGAACGACAACGTGAAAAAAGGCGGCGTGATGGCGTCTTCCTACGTCGGCGGCCTCAGCGGCGCTTTTATCCCGGTCAGCGAAGACCACGGCATGATTCAGGCCGTACAGAAAGGCGCGCTGACGCTTGAAAAATTGGAAGCCATGACCTGCGTCTGCTCGGTCGGCCTCGATATGATCGCGATCCCCGGAGACACGAGCGCCGCGACCCTGTCGGGCATCATCGCCGACGAAGCGGCCATCGGCATGGTCAATAACAAAACGACGGCCGTCCGCATTATTCCGGTCGTCGGCAAAGGCGTCGGCGAAATCGCCGAATTCGGCGGACTGCTCGGCTATGCGCCGGTTATGCCGGTAAACAGCTTCAGCTGCGCCAGCTTCATTGACCGCGGCGGACGGATTCCGGCGCCTATCCACAGCTTCAAGAACTGACCCTCAAAAGATTAGGTATGAAAGATAGGGTACGTAAGATCAGGTGTGAAGAAACGACAAGAAAGCCGCTTCTGTTGCCGAAGCGGCCTTCTTGTGTAAGGGATGTCCGTTTGTATGAGATCGCGGGACTTCCTACAGGACGCCTTTTTCCTTCTTGAACGCCTCGGCAAACTCGCCCAGATCCGGTCTGTCCCGGAAATTGATCGTATTGCCGTCGGGAAAGATCACGGCAAATTCATAAAGCATTTCATGTTTATCTATGGCATTTTTGCCTTCCGAAAACCCCAGCTCATTGATCGGGTGCCTGTGAAGCTCGCTGCCGTTTTGACCGTAAGTCACAAAATGGCCGTCGGCAATTTCATAACGCATGTTGTGAAGTTGAATTGATTTCTTCTCCATCGGAAAAACCCTCCAATCTGCAAAATAATCTCTATTACTATTTACCACGTTCAATAGATATAAACATAAATGGCGAAATCCTGACTTATTTCAAAAAACATGTCTTCAATCTCAATTTTAAAATAGGAAAATTAAGATTAGCGTCGAATCCTTGTTAGGAATGCTTAATTCCTTATAGGACAACATTTACCCGTATATACACGGTTAGGTTATATTTAACCATTTTTAACAACTTTGCTATCGCATAACGGACAAGGAGAGGAAGTGTATCGTGAAGGACCAGACCAGGTATTCTCGACTTGCGAATATAACCAAGATGATCAACACCAAGCTGGAGCTCCGGGAGATGCTGCAGTATGTTACAACAGCTATATCGGAAGAGATCGTACAATGCGATTCCGTCGGGATCTATTTGCCGGAAGAGGACGGAAGCTTCAGAGGGTATGTAGGCAAGCCTGAGCTGATTAACGGCATGTCGCTTGATATGCACGTCATTGATACGAACTATGATCTGCTTGCCAAAGAGGTCATCGAAACGCAGAAAGTGATTTATATTCCGGATACCTCCGAGGACAGCCGTCCCGACCCGCGGGCGGTACAGGGGTTTCAGATCAAATCGCTGCTGGCGCTGCCGATCAGTTACGAGCAAGAGCTGTACGGACTTGTCTTCCTGTTTGACTACGGCAGCCCTATGAATTTAACCGAATCCGAGATTCAGAGCGTTGAAGCGTACGTGAATATGGCAGCGGTTGCGATCCGGAATGCCAAGAACCTGACCCACAAGGAGAACCTGCTCGCCGAGAAGCAGATGCTGCTCGATTTGACGCGTGACTTGTCGCTGTCCTCCAACATGCAGGAGGTGCTCGACAACTGTTTTTCCTATGTAGGCAGAGTACTCAAAAATTTCAACCCGGCCGTTCATCTGGTTGACCCGCTCGCCGAGCGGTCCATCCTGCCGGTCCGGTTAAGCAAGGACAGCGACTGGACGCAGGAAGACTGGATGGCTACCCATCAGGCGGTCCAGTTCGATATGAGTAACGATGCGCTGTTTCAGGAAGTGATGCGCACCAAGAAAGCCCTGCTTGTCTACGACGTCATGCAGGACGAGCGTCCCAACCATGAAATGTGCAGGAAGTTTGGCATCACGGCTATGTACCTGTTCCCGCTGATCTCCATGGGCGAAGTGCTCGGCGTCATCGCCGTGGTGGACTTCGAGAAGAAGGAGCGGGTTTATTCGGATGCCGACATCCAGCTGGCGCAGTCTATTGTAGATGCCACGGCATCCACCATCTCCAATCTGCTCTACCGGGAGAAGCAGGAAGTAATCATTGAGGACCGCACGATGGAGGTCCGCGCCAAGAACAAGGAGCTGGAAATGGTGGTCACCGAGCTTCGCCAGATCAGCCGCGAGCGCGAACTGATTCTGAACTCGGCGGGCGAGGGGATTTTTGGCCTTGATCTGGAAGGCAATATCACCTTCTGCAACCCGGCGGCTGAGAATATGCTCGGATTTGAGAAAGACGAGCTGATCGGCCAGTGTTACCATTTGATTTTTGGAGGGAAGAATCTCGACCTGCTCAAATTCTCAGCCTCGGCTAATCGCAGCTGGAACAACTTCCATCTGGAGGAATCGTTCTTCCGCAAAGACGGCACGGAGCTTCCGGTCGAATATGTTATTTCCTCCATCCATGAGGGCGACCGGATCGTCGGCGATGTAGTGACCTTCAAGGACATTACGCAGAGAAGGCAGATGGAGGAGGAAATCCGCTATCACGCTTATTTCGACAGTGTTACCGATTTGCCGAACCGCGTGCTGCTGAAGGACCGGCTGAACCAGGGCATTACTTATGCCCAGGTCGACGGGGGCAAGCTGGCGCTGCTGTATCTGGATTTGGACCGCTTTAAGCTTCTCAATGATACGCTTGGACATACTTCCGGGGATCATCTGCTCCGGGAAGTCGCCCTGCGGCTCAGCTCCTGCGTGCCCAAGAATGCCACCGTCTCCCGTCAGGGGGGTGACGAATTTACGGTGTTCCTGCCGGATACCGGAGGCAAGCGGGAGGTGCTCCGCATCGTCAACCAGGTGATCACTGCCTTCTCCAAACCTTTTTATTTGGGGGAGAACGAGATTTTTATTACGGCCAGCGTTGGAATCAGTATGTTCCCGGAGAATGGCGAAAGCAGCGAAGAGCTGATCAAGAACGCCGACACGGCCATGTACAAAGCGAAGGAAATGTCCGGGAACAGCTATCACTTCTTCAGCACCGGCATGGATACGCGTGCGTTCGAAATCGTTAAATATGAGAATGCGCTGTACAAGGCGCTGGACAATAACGAAATCGAAATTTACTACCAGCCGCAAATCGACTATCGGGATCGGACTCTTGTCGGGGTCGAGGCGCTGGTCCGCTGGAATCATCCGACGGAAGGGCTGATCTCGCCTGATGACTTTATTCCGATTGCCGAAGAAACGGGCCTGATTATCCCGATCGGGGAATGGGTGCTCAAGAATGCCTGCAAGCAGCTAAAGAAATGGCATGATATGGGCGGCCCGCCGATCAGCGTGTCCGTTAATCTGTCCGTCCGTCAATTTGAGCAGAACAACCTGTTCTCGACCGTCAAGAGCATTTTGAAGAAGATCAATTTGTGCCCGAGTTATTTGCATCTGGAGCTGACCGAGAACCAAATTATCAAGAACACCGAAATTACACTGAAGACGATGGAGCAGCTGCTGGACCTTGGTGTGAAGATCGCCATTGATGACTTCGGCACCGGTTATTCCTCGCTTGGTTATTTGAAGAACTTCCCGATCAGCACGCTCAAGATCGACAAATCCTTTGTTCAGGACCTGGGAAAAAGCGATGTAACCGCCATTACGAATACCATTATTACGCTGGCTCAAAACCTGAATCTGAGCGTGATTGCAGAAGGAGTAGAAACCTTGGAGCAGGCCGAGTTCCTGTCCGCCC
Encoded proteins:
- a CDS encoding bifunctional diguanylate cyclase/phosphodiesterase, encoding MINTKLELREMLQYVTTAISEEIVQCDSVGIYLPEEDGSFRGYVGKPELINGMSLDMHVIDTNYDLLAKEVIETQKVIYIPDTSEDSRPDPRAVQGFQIKSLLALPISYEQELYGLVFLFDYGSPMNLTESEIQSVEAYVNMAAVAIRNAKNLTHKENLLAEKQMLLDLTRDLSLSSNMQEVLDNCFSYVGRVLKNFNPAVHLVDPLAERSILPVRLSKDSDWTQEDWMATHQAVQFDMSNDALFQEVMRTKKALLVYDVMQDERPNHEMCRKFGITAMYLFPLISMGEVLGVIAVVDFEKKERVYSDADIQLAQSIVDATASTISNLLYREKQEVIIEDRTMEVRAKNKELEMVVTELRQISRERELILNSAGEGIFGLDLEGNITFCNPAAENMLGFEKDELIGQCYHLIFGGKNLDLLKFSASANRSWNNFHLEESFFRKDGTELPVEYVISSIHEGDRIVGDVVTFKDITQRRQMEEEIRYHAYFDSVTDLPNRVLLKDRLNQGITYAQVDGGKLALLYLDLDRFKLLNDTLGHTSGDHLLREVALRLSSCVPKNATVSRQGGDEFTVFLPDTGGKREVLRIVNQVITAFSKPFYLGENEIFITASVGISMFPENGESSEELIKNADTAMYKAKEMSGNSYHFFSTGMDTRAFEIVKYENALYKALDNNEIEIYYQPQIDYRDRTLVGVEALVRWNHPTEGLISPDDFIPIAEETGLIIPIGEWVLKNACKQLKKWHDMGGPPISVSVNLSVRQFEQNNLFSTVKSILKKINLCPSYLHLELTENQIIKNTEITLKTMEQLLDLGVKIAIDDFGTGYSSLGYLKNFPISTLKIDKSFVQDLGKSDVTAITNTIITLAQNLNLSVIAEGVETLEQAEFLSARDCFLMQGYYFGSPMTADKIARDYLTLSPAEKGISY
- a CDS encoding ACT domain-containing protein — encoded protein: MKGIITVLGKDKVGIIAKVCTYLAEQNVNILDISQTIIQGYFNMMMIVDITAPAKSFEALIEDLQKLGAELGVEIKLQHEDIFNTMHRI
- a CDS encoding PFL family protein, giving the protein MITLGEVQETNKMIREMNLDVRTITMGISLMDCAHSDLAVFNLNIYDKITRLAEKLVKTGEDLERQFGIPIINKRVSVTPISIAAGGLKTDSYVPVAETLEKAAKEIGVNFIGGFSALVHKGFTEGDRKLIESIPEALSVTERICASVNIGSSRSGINMDAVKLMGGIVKKTAELTADRDSAGCSKLVVFCNAVEDNPFMAGAFHGVGEPECVINVGVSGPGVVKRALEEVKTSDFETLCETIKRTAFKVTRVGQLVAQETSKRLGVPFGIVDLSLAPTPEIGDSIAEIFQVMGLEEAGAPGTTAALAILNDNVKKGGVMASSYVGGLSGAFIPVSEDHGMIQAVQKGALTLEKLEAMTCVCSVGLDMIAIPGDTSAATLSGIIADEAAIGMVNNKTTAVRIIPVVGKGVGEIAEFGGLLGYAPVMPVNSFSCASFIDRGGRIPAPIHSFKN
- a CDS encoding small, acid-soluble spore protein, alpha/beta type, which gives rise to MARRRSGRGPGADRALQHFKTEAMRQEGYKVNPEQPDDVKYEVAQSLGVPLKHGDNGDLTAEQAGKIGGAIGGSMVREMIRQAQEKLSGGDSGGSGR